One Scophthalmus maximus strain ysfricsl-2021 chromosome 1, ASM2237912v1, whole genome shotgun sequence genomic region harbors:
- the LOC118316152 gene encoding poly(A) polymerase type 3-like isoform X1 gives MSRPVKSNAAPVPDDAPSWHGITAPISEDLPEPADLIRTKKLIDTLVSHGVFEDEVQLQHREKVLRALESLFKEWLAAMCVEMNIPDYVTEQVGGRVLPFGSYQLGVHAKGADIDALCVGPGFIPRKDFFSSFYEKLKSQEGVRDIRAIEETFVPVIKLGFDGIEIDLVYAQLPRKSISEKLNLLDNKLLEAMDKHSIRSLNGYRVTETILSLVPNVLSFRLALRAIKLWAKRRNIYSNMMGFLGGISWAILVARISQVYPNATASTIVAKFFKVYSMWSWPIPIRLREVEDCHYNLPFWDPRFSLSDRNHPMPIITPVYPQQNTSFNVSPSTQAIISEEIDRGYAIAQDIQQKKANWSTLFETPNFLEKYQHYVLLRATSATEEQHVDWSGLVESKVRLLVGTLERNAHIAIAHVNIQPFSGPEKTGDREGMSTKWLIGLFLKRDRSKNQRIDLATSLLSWSDTVYSLAEKGQLYKEGMSLSATCVTRDSLCRGSPGRGEGISHEPKPSVSPQTLATVPQTPVKQGTKRKAGLQNEHPIKRMRADKELVPVKEGSPVQASTPAPSHVNKVKLPQAIGGPSPPSEETPAKKSKCSDEATPSPEKSPASASPCKSASSSSASPPAMKRPCSPVPDRPAKPLTSDLSTDELCDLFPGPSTPVTKVKRGIKLQLVRRNGW, from the exons ATGTCTCG TCCAGTGAAGAGCAACGCTGCACCTGTCCCAGATGACGCGCCCTCCTGGCACGGGATAACCGCTCCCATCAGCGAGGATCTTCCTGAACCCGCTGACCTCATCCGCACCAAAAAACTGATCGACACCCTCGTATCACACGGTGTCTTTGAGGACgaggtgcagctgcagcacag AGAGAAAGTTTTGAGGGCGCTGGAGTCGCTCTTCAAGGAGTGGCTCGCTGCAATGTGTGTGGAAATG aACATACCTGATTATGTCACGGAGCAAGTCGGGGGCAGGGTGCTGCCATTTGGCTCCTACCAACTGGGAGTTCATGCCAAAG GTGCTGATATTGACGCCCTTTGCGTCGGACCCGGCTTCATACCGAGGAAAGATTTCTTCTCCTCATTCTACGAGAAACTGAAATCCCAGGAGGGGGTCAGAGACATCCGG GCCATTGAAGAAACATTTGTCCCCGTGATCAAGCTCGGCTTCGATGGAATTGAG ATCGACTTGGTTTACGCTCAGTTGCCTCGAAAGAGCATATCTGAGAAACTTAACCTCCTCGACAACAAGTTGCTCGAGGCCATGGACAAACACAGCATCAGGAGTCTCAATG GCTACAGAGTTACGGAGACAATCCTCAGTCTTGTGCCCAACGTTCTCAGCTTCAGGCTCGCATTAAGAGCCATCAAGCTCTGGGCCAAAC GACGCAACATTTACTCGAACATGATGGGCTTTCTGGGTGGAATTTCATGGGCCATTCTGGTCGCCAGGATTAGCCAAGTCTACCCGAATGCGACGGCGTCCACCATCGTCGCTAAGTTTTTCAAAGTGTACTCCATGTG GTCGTGGCCGATCCCGATTCGCCTGAGAGAAGTGGAGGACTGTCACTACAACCTGCCTTTTTGGGATCCCAGG TTTAGTCTTAGTGACCGCAACCACCCGATGCCCATCATCACCCCCGTGTACCCGCAGCAGAACACGTCCTTCAACGTGTCTCCATCCACGCAGGCGATTATATCTGAAGAGATCGATCGGG GCTACGCCATCGCTCAGGACAttcaacagaaaaaagcaaACTGGTCCACACTGTTCGAAACTCCCAACTTTCTTGAGAAATACCA GCATTACGTTCTGCTGCGAGCGACGTCTGCGACAGAGGAGCAGCATGTTGACTG GTCTGGCTTGGTGGAATCGAAAGTCCGACTGCTGGTCGGAACCCTGGAGAGAAACGCGCACATCGCCATCGCTCATGTCAACATCCAGCCCTTCTCTGGACCCGAGAAGACCGGTGACAG AGAAGGAATGAGCACAAAGTGGCTCATTGGACTCTTCCTGAAGAGGGATCGGTCGAAGAACCAGAGAATAGACCTGGCCACAAGCCTCCTTTCCTGGAGTGACACCG TCTACAGCCTGGCGGAAAAAGGTCAACTTTATAAAGAGGGGATGAGCCTGTCGGCAACGTGTGTCACCAGGGACAGTCTGTGCAGGGGGTCACCTGGACGTGGCGAAGGCATTTCCCACGAGCCGAAGCCTTCAGTGAGCCCACAAACATTGGCCACGGTGCCACAGACTCCTGTGAAGCAAGGCACCAAGAGGAAAGCCGGGCTCCAGAATGAACATCCAATCAAGAGGATGAGAGCGGACAAG GAGCTGGTGCCTGTGAAAGAAGGCTCGCCTGTGCAGGCGTCTACACCGGCTCCATCCCACGTCAACAAAGTCAAGCTTCCACAGGCCATAGGGGGACCTAGTCCTCCCTCGGAAGAAACTCCTGCAAAGAAGTCTAAATGTTCTGATGAAGCAACTCCCAGTCCAGAGAAGTCCCCCGCCAGCGCCTCGCCCTGTAAGAGTGCGTCGTCTTCCAGTGCGAGCCCACCAGCCATGAAGAGACCTTGCAGTCCCGTGCCGGACAGGCCCGCCAAACCCTTGACATCTGACCTG tcCACTGATGAGCTGTGCGACCTCTTTCCGGGCCCGTCCACACCCGTCACCAAGGTGAAACGTGGCATTAAGCTACAACTCGTCAG GCGCAACGGTTGGTAG
- the LOC118316152 gene encoding poly(A) polymerase alpha-like isoform X2, with the protein MCVEMNIPDYVTEQVGGRVLPFGSYQLGVHAKGADIDALCVGPGFIPRKDFFSSFYEKLKSQEGVRDIRAIEETFVPVIKLGFDGIEIDLVYAQLPRKSISEKLNLLDNKLLEAMDKHSIRSLNGYRVTETILSLVPNVLSFRLALRAIKLWAKRRNIYSNMMGFLGGISWAILVARISQVYPNATASTIVAKFFKVYSMWSWPIPIRLREVEDCHYNLPFWDPRFSLSDRNHPMPIITPVYPQQNTSFNVSPSTQAIISEEIDRGYAIAQDIQQKKANWSTLFETPNFLEKYQHYVLLRATSATEEQHVDWSGLVESKVRLLVGTLERNAHIAIAHVNIQPFSGPEKTGDREGMSTKWLIGLFLKRDRSKNQRIDLATSLLSWSDTVYSLAEKGQLYKEGMSLSATCVTRDSLCRGSPGRGEGISHEPKPSVSPQTLATVPQTPVKQGTKRKAGLQNEHPIKRMRADKELVPVKEGSPVQASTPAPSHVNKVKLPQAIGGPSPPSEETPAKKSKCSDEATPSPEKSPASASPCKSASSSSASPPAMKRPCSPVPDRPAKPLTSDLSTDELCDLFPGPSTPVTKVKRGIKLQLVRRNGW; encoded by the exons ATGTGTGTGGAAATG aACATACCTGATTATGTCACGGAGCAAGTCGGGGGCAGGGTGCTGCCATTTGGCTCCTACCAACTGGGAGTTCATGCCAAAG GTGCTGATATTGACGCCCTTTGCGTCGGACCCGGCTTCATACCGAGGAAAGATTTCTTCTCCTCATTCTACGAGAAACTGAAATCCCAGGAGGGGGTCAGAGACATCCGG GCCATTGAAGAAACATTTGTCCCCGTGATCAAGCTCGGCTTCGATGGAATTGAG ATCGACTTGGTTTACGCTCAGTTGCCTCGAAAGAGCATATCTGAGAAACTTAACCTCCTCGACAACAAGTTGCTCGAGGCCATGGACAAACACAGCATCAGGAGTCTCAATG GCTACAGAGTTACGGAGACAATCCTCAGTCTTGTGCCCAACGTTCTCAGCTTCAGGCTCGCATTAAGAGCCATCAAGCTCTGGGCCAAAC GACGCAACATTTACTCGAACATGATGGGCTTTCTGGGTGGAATTTCATGGGCCATTCTGGTCGCCAGGATTAGCCAAGTCTACCCGAATGCGACGGCGTCCACCATCGTCGCTAAGTTTTTCAAAGTGTACTCCATGTG GTCGTGGCCGATCCCGATTCGCCTGAGAGAAGTGGAGGACTGTCACTACAACCTGCCTTTTTGGGATCCCAGG TTTAGTCTTAGTGACCGCAACCACCCGATGCCCATCATCACCCCCGTGTACCCGCAGCAGAACACGTCCTTCAACGTGTCTCCATCCACGCAGGCGATTATATCTGAAGAGATCGATCGGG GCTACGCCATCGCTCAGGACAttcaacagaaaaaagcaaACTGGTCCACACTGTTCGAAACTCCCAACTTTCTTGAGAAATACCA GCATTACGTTCTGCTGCGAGCGACGTCTGCGACAGAGGAGCAGCATGTTGACTG GTCTGGCTTGGTGGAATCGAAAGTCCGACTGCTGGTCGGAACCCTGGAGAGAAACGCGCACATCGCCATCGCTCATGTCAACATCCAGCCCTTCTCTGGACCCGAGAAGACCGGTGACAG AGAAGGAATGAGCACAAAGTGGCTCATTGGACTCTTCCTGAAGAGGGATCGGTCGAAGAACCAGAGAATAGACCTGGCCACAAGCCTCCTTTCCTGGAGTGACACCG TCTACAGCCTGGCGGAAAAAGGTCAACTTTATAAAGAGGGGATGAGCCTGTCGGCAACGTGTGTCACCAGGGACAGTCTGTGCAGGGGGTCACCTGGACGTGGCGAAGGCATTTCCCACGAGCCGAAGCCTTCAGTGAGCCCACAAACATTGGCCACGGTGCCACAGACTCCTGTGAAGCAAGGCACCAAGAGGAAAGCCGGGCTCCAGAATGAACATCCAATCAAGAGGATGAGAGCGGACAAG GAGCTGGTGCCTGTGAAAGAAGGCTCGCCTGTGCAGGCGTCTACACCGGCTCCATCCCACGTCAACAAAGTCAAGCTTCCACAGGCCATAGGGGGACCTAGTCCTCCCTCGGAAGAAACTCCTGCAAAGAAGTCTAAATGTTCTGATGAAGCAACTCCCAGTCCAGAGAAGTCCCCCGCCAGCGCCTCGCCCTGTAAGAGTGCGTCGTCTTCCAGTGCGAGCCCACCAGCCATGAAGAGACCTTGCAGTCCCGTGCCGGACAGGCCCGCCAAACCCTTGACATCTGACCTG tcCACTGATGAGCTGTGCGACCTCTTTCCGGGCCCGTCCACACCCGTCACCAAGGTGAAACGTGGCATTAAGCTACAACTCGTCAG GCGCAACGGTTGGTAG